The following are encoded in a window of Falco biarmicus isolate bFalBia1 chromosome 8, bFalBia1.pri, whole genome shotgun sequence genomic DNA:
- the HARS1 gene encoding histidine--tRNA ligase, cytoplasmic isoform X1 has product MAEEAAVRAQAEAVRRLKQDKADPDEIAKEVAKLLEMKAQLGGDEGKQKFVLKTPKGTRDYSPKQMAIRERVFNAIITCFKRHGAEVIDTPVFELKETLTGKYGEDSKLIYDLKDQGGELLSLRYDLTVPFARYLAMNKITNIKRYHIAKVYRRDNPAMTRGRYREFYQCDFDIAGQFDPMIPDAECLKIVHEILRDLQLGDFLIKVNDRRILDGMFAVCGVPDSKFRTICSSVDKLDKMPWEEVRSEMVGEKGLSPEAADRIGEYVQLHGGLDLIERLLQDPKLSQNKLAKEGLGDMKLLFEYLTLFGITGQISFDLSLARGLDYYTGVIFEAVLLQQENDHVEEPVSVGSVAGGGRYDGLVGMFDPKGRKVPCVGVSIGIERIFSILEQRVQASEEKIRTTETQVLVASAQKKLLEERLKLISELWDAGIKAEVLYKKNPKLLNQLQYCEDTGIPLVAIVGEQELKDGVVKLRVVATREEVNVRRESLVEEIRMRTSQP; this is encoded by the exons ATGGCGGAGGAGGCGGCGGTGCGGGCGCAGGCGGAGGCGGTGCGGCGGCTCAAGCAGGACAAGGCCGATCCCGACGAG ATCGCGAAGGAGGTGGCAAAACTGCTGGAGATGAAGGCGCAGCTAGGGGGAGATGAGGGGAAACAGAAGTTTGTGCTCAAGACCCCAAAG GGCACACGGGACTACAGTCCCAAGCAAATGGCCATTCGCGAGAGAGTCTTCAATGCGATCATCACTTGCTTCAAGCGCCATGGAGCAGAAGTCATTGATACGCCGGTGTTTGAGTTGAAG GAGACACTGACAGGGAAGTACGGTGAAGACTCGAAGCTCATTTACGATCTGAAAGATCAAGGAGGGGAGCTGCTGTCTCTGCGCTACGACCTGACA GTGCCCTTTGCTCGCTATTTGGCTATGAACAAGATCACCAATATTAAGCGTTACCACATCGCTAAGGTGTACAGGCGAGACAACCCAGCCATGACCAGGGGCCGCTACAGGGAGTTCTACCAGTGT GATTTTGACATCGCCGGCCAGTTTGACCCCATGATTCCCGATGCTGAGTGCCTGAAGATCGTGCACGAGATCCTGAGGGACCTGCAGCTTGGGGACTTTCTCATTAAG GTCAACGATCGGCGCATCCTTGATGGGATGTTTGCAGTTTGCGGTGTCCCAGACAGCAAGTTCCGAACGATCTGCTCCAGTGTTGACAAACTGGATAAG ATGCCGTGGGAAGAAGTGAGGAGCGAGATGGTAGGAGAGAAGGGGCTCTCTCCCGAGGCTGCAGATCGCATCGGGGAATATGTCCAGCTTCACG GTGGCCTGGACCTGATCGAGCGGCTTCTCCAGGACCCCAAGTTGTCACAGAACAAGCTGGccaaggaggggctgggggacatGAAGCTGCTGTTTGAGTACCTGACCCTGTTTGGCATCACAGGGCAG ATCTCTTTTGACCTGAGCCTGGCGCGGGGTCTGGACTATTACACGGGGGTGATCTTTGAGGCcgtcctgctgcagcaggagaatgACCATGTGGAGGAGCCAGTCAGCGTTGGGAGCGTGGCTGGAGGTGGTCGCTATGACGGGCTGGTGGGGATGTTTGATCCCAAGGGACGGAAGGTGCCCTGCGTGGGAGTCAGCATTGGGATTGAGCGGATCTTCTCCATCCTAGAGCAGAGAGTGCAG GCCTCTGAGGAAAAGATCAGGACAACAGAGACACAGGTGCTGGTGGCCTCTGCCCAGAAGAAGCTCCTTGAAGAGCGGCTGAAGCTCATCTCTGAGCTGTGGGATGCTGGAATCAAG GCAGAGGTGCTGTACAAGAAGAATCCCAAGCTGCTGAATCAGCTGCAGTACTGTGAGGACACGGGCATCCCTCTTGTGGCCATTGTGGGTGAGCAGGAGCTCAAGGATGGAGTTGTCAAGCTGCGGGTCGTGGCAACCAGGGAGGAG GTCAACGTTCGCAGGGAGAGCCTGGTTGAGGAGATCAGGATGCGAACGAGCCAGCCTTAA
- the HARS1 gene encoding histidine--tRNA ligase, cytoplasmic isoform X2 — MAEEAAVRAQAEAVRRLKQDKADPDEIAKEVAKLLEMKAQLGGDEGKQKFVLKTPKGTRDYSPKQMAIRERVFNAIITCFKRHGAEVIDTPVFELKETLTGKYGEDSKLIYDLKDQGGELLSLRYDLTVPFARYLAMNKITNIKRYHIAKVYRRDNPAMTRGRYREFYQCDFDIAGQFDPMIPDAECLKIVHEILRDLQLGDFLIKVNDRRILDGMFAVCGVPDSKFRTICSSVDKLDKMPWEEVRSEMVGEKGLSPEAADRIGEYVQLHGGLDLIERLLQDPKLSQNKLAKEGLGDMKLLFEYLTLFGITGQISFDLSLARGLDYYTGVIFEAVLLQQENDHVEEPVSVGSVAGGGRYDGLVGMFDPKGRKVPCVGVSIGIERIFSILEQRVQQESEPGYKLQFSLAWEDGLCDSHWRQDPSSSSPQTRLVQLQLEGAL; from the exons ATGGCGGAGGAGGCGGCGGTGCGGGCGCAGGCGGAGGCGGTGCGGCGGCTCAAGCAGGACAAGGCCGATCCCGACGAG ATCGCGAAGGAGGTGGCAAAACTGCTGGAGATGAAGGCGCAGCTAGGGGGAGATGAGGGGAAACAGAAGTTTGTGCTCAAGACCCCAAAG GGCACACGGGACTACAGTCCCAAGCAAATGGCCATTCGCGAGAGAGTCTTCAATGCGATCATCACTTGCTTCAAGCGCCATGGAGCAGAAGTCATTGATACGCCGGTGTTTGAGTTGAAG GAGACACTGACAGGGAAGTACGGTGAAGACTCGAAGCTCATTTACGATCTGAAAGATCAAGGAGGGGAGCTGCTGTCTCTGCGCTACGACCTGACA GTGCCCTTTGCTCGCTATTTGGCTATGAACAAGATCACCAATATTAAGCGTTACCACATCGCTAAGGTGTACAGGCGAGACAACCCAGCCATGACCAGGGGCCGCTACAGGGAGTTCTACCAGTGT GATTTTGACATCGCCGGCCAGTTTGACCCCATGATTCCCGATGCTGAGTGCCTGAAGATCGTGCACGAGATCCTGAGGGACCTGCAGCTTGGGGACTTTCTCATTAAG GTCAACGATCGGCGCATCCTTGATGGGATGTTTGCAGTTTGCGGTGTCCCAGACAGCAAGTTCCGAACGATCTGCTCCAGTGTTGACAAACTGGATAAG ATGCCGTGGGAAGAAGTGAGGAGCGAGATGGTAGGAGAGAAGGGGCTCTCTCCCGAGGCTGCAGATCGCATCGGGGAATATGTCCAGCTTCACG GTGGCCTGGACCTGATCGAGCGGCTTCTCCAGGACCCCAAGTTGTCACAGAACAAGCTGGccaaggaggggctgggggacatGAAGCTGCTGTTTGAGTACCTGACCCTGTTTGGCATCACAGGGCAG ATCTCTTTTGACCTGAGCCTGGCGCGGGGTCTGGACTATTACACGGGGGTGATCTTTGAGGCcgtcctgctgcagcaggagaatgACCATGTGGAGGAGCCAGTCAGCGTTGGGAGCGTGGCTGGAGGTGGTCGCTATGACGGGCTGGTGGGGATGTTTGATCCCAAGGGACGGAAGGTGCCCTGCGTGGGAGTCAGCATTGGGATTGAGCGGATCTTCTCCATCCTAGAGCAGAGAGTGCAG caggagtcAGAACCGGGATATAAGCTCCAATTTTCTCTGGCTTGGGAGGATGGTCTCTGTGACTCGCACTGGAGACAAGACCCTTCTTCCAGCAGCCCTCAGACACGGCttgttcagctgcagctggagggggcACTTTAA
- the LOC130153616 gene encoding histidine--tRNA ligase, cytoplasmic-like isoform X2: MLRLGPLAAAGRWLPAGPRLGLPCLAAGPVSFSRSWPPRPVGDCGLLHRQVRPAAGSATGGRGLALKTPKGTRDHPPARTALRDRLLAAVVACFKRHGAAAIDTPVLELRETLMGKYGEDAKLIYELQDQGGELLALRYDLTVPFARYLAMNKITNMKRYHIAKVYRRDNPATTRGRYREFYQCDFDIAGQFDPMIPDAECLKIVHEILSDLQLGDFLIKVNDRRILNGVFAVCGIPESKFLTTCSTVDKLDRMPWEEVRSEMVGEKGLSPEAADRIGEYVQLHGGLDLIERLLQDPKLSQNKLAKEGLGDMKLLFEYLTLFGITGQISFDLSLARGLDYYTGVIFEAVLLQQENDHVEEPVSVGSVAGGGRYDGLVGMFDPKGRKVPCVGVSIGIERIFSILEQRVQASGEKVRTTETQVLVATPQKHLLAARLKLICELWDAGIKAEMLYKKDPKLLKQLQYCEDTGIPLAAIVGEQELTDGVIKLRNVATREEVDIPREKLVDEIRRRLEP; the protein is encoded by the exons ATGCTGCGGCTGGGGCCGCTCGCCGCTGCTGGGCGCTGGCTGCCCGCGGGCCCTCGCCTCGGGCTGCCGTGTCTCGCTGCGGGCCCGGTGAGCTTCTCCCGGTCCTGGCCGCCTCGTCCGGTCGGTGACTGCGGCCTGCTGCATCGGCAGGtgcggccggcggcgggctCGGCCACCGGCGGGCGGGGCCTGGCTCTGAAAACGCCCAAG GGCACCCGCGACCACCCCCCCGCCCGCACGGCGCTCCGCGACCGGCTGCTCGCCGCCGTGGTGGCATGCTTCAAGCGGCACGGGGCGGCCGCCATCGACACTCCCGTGCTGGAGCTGCGG GAGACACTGATGGGGAAGTACGGAGAGGACGCCAAGCTCATCTATGAGCTGCAAGACCAgggaggggagctgctggctctgcgCTATGACCTGACT GTGCCTTTCGCTCGCTATTTGGCTATGAACAAGATCACCAACATGAAGCGTTACCACATCGCTAAGGTGTACAGGCGGGACAACCCAGCAACGACCAGGGGCCGCTACAGGGAGTTCTACCAGTGC GATTTTGACATCGCTGGGCAGTTCGACCCAATGATTCCCGATGCCGAGTGCCTAAAGATTGTGCACGAGATCCTGAGTGACCTGCAACTTGGGGACTTTCTCATAAAG GTCAATGACCGTCGGATTTTGAATGGTGTGTTTGCTGTCTGTGGCATCCCAGAGAGCAAGTTTTTAACTACGTGCTCTACTGTGGACAAGCTGGACAGA ATGCCGTGGGAAGAAGTGAGGAGCGAGATGGTAGGAGAGAAGGGGCTCTCTCCCGAGGCTGCAGATCGCATCGGGGAGTATGTCCAGCTTCACG GTGGCCTGGACCTGATCGAGCGGCTTCTCCAGGACCCCAAGTTGTCACAGAACAAGCTGGccaaggaggggctgggggacatGAAGCTGCTGTTTGAGTACCTGACCCTGTTTGGCATCACAGGGCAG ATCTCTTTTGACCTGAGCCTGGCGCGGGGTCTGGACTATTACACGGGGGTGATCTTTGAGGCcgtcctgctgcagcaggagaatgACCATGTGGAGGAGCCAGTCAGCGTTGGGAGCGTGGCTGGAGGTGGTCGCTATGACGGGCTGGTGGGGATGTTTGATCCCAAAGGACGGAAGGTGCCCTGCGTGGGAGTCAGCATTGGGATTGAGCGGATCTTCTCCATCCTAGAGCAGAGAGTGCAG GCTTCTGGGGAGAAAGTTCGAACAACTGAGACACAAGTGCTGGTGGCTACACCTCAGAAACACTTACTTGCTGCAAGACTGAAGCTCATCTGCGAgctgtgggatgcagggatCAAG GCAGAGATGCTGTACAAGAAGGATCCTAAactgctgaagcagctgcagtATTGTGAGGACACAGGGATTCCCCTTGCTGCTATTGTAGGAGAGCAAGAGCTGACAGATGGAGTCATCAAGCTGCGAAATGTCGCAACAAGAGAGGAG GTTGATATCCCAAGAGAAAAGCTTGTTGACGAGATCAGGAGGCGGCTGGAGCCCTAG
- the LOC130153616 gene encoding histidine--tRNA ligase, cytoplasmic-like isoform X1: MLRLGPLAAAGRWLPAGPRLGLPCLAAGPVSFSRSWPPRPVGDCGLLHRQVRPAAGSATGGRGLALKTPKVTAGVGAVSAVTGRSPLSPAPPLTAALRPGPGHPRPPPRPHGAPRPAARRRGGMLQAARGGRHRHSRAGAAGEVAPGHTSPSPPPLRDWGASLFPGAEGAGLGQGWEVPPCGSWRGAQASVTSPSWVPTAWGDVNVDPAFAPCQRELEGGCVMPSLAISARLLGWGGGPDSVLCPPSQGTLCPRATLLLCCPTSPFPSHQETLMGKYGEDAKLIYELQDQGGELLALRYDLTVPFARYLAMNKITNMKRYHIAKVYRRDNPATTRGRYREFYQCDFDIAGQFDPMIPDAECLKIVHEILSDLQLGDFLIKVNDRRILNGVFAVCGIPESKFLTTCSTVDKLDRMPWEEVRSEMVGEKGLSPEAADRIGEYVQLHGGLDLIERLLQDPKLSQNKLAKEGLGDMKLLFEYLTLFGITGQISFDLSLARGLDYYTGVIFEAVLLQQENDHVEEPVSVGSVAGGGRYDGLVGMFDPKGRKVPCVGVSIGIERIFSILEQRVQASGEKVRTTETQVLVATPQKHLLAARLKLICELWDAGIKAEMLYKKDPKLLKQLQYCEDTGIPLAAIVGEQELTDGVIKLRNVATREEVDIPREKLVDEIRRRLEP, translated from the exons ATGCTGCGGCTGGGGCCGCTCGCCGCTGCTGGGCGCTGGCTGCCCGCGGGCCCTCGCCTCGGGCTGCCGTGTCTCGCTGCGGGCCCGGTGAGCTTCTCCCGGTCCTGGCCGCCTCGTCCGGTCGGTGACTGCGGCCTGCTGCATCGGCAGGtgcggccggcggcgggctCGGCCACCGGCGGGCGGGGCCTGGCTCTGAAAACGCCCAAGGTAACGGCGGGAGTGGGGGCTGTGTCGGCGGTTACCGGCCGCTCTCCCCTTTCACCCGCCCCGCCTTTGACGGCCGCTCTCCGTCCCGGGCCAGGGCACCCGCGACCACCCCCCCGCCCGCACGGCGCTCCGCGACCGGCTGCTCGCCGCCGTGGTGGCATGCTTCAAGCGGCACGGGGCGGCCGCCATCGACACTCCCGTGCTGGAGCTGCGGGTGAGGTGGCGCCGGGACATacctccccctctccccctcctctgcGAGACTGGGGAGCGTCCCTTTTCCCTGGGGCTGAAGGGGCAGGgttggggcagggctgggaggtcCCCCCGTGTGGGTCATGGCGGGGGGCACAGGCAAGTGTGACCAGTCCCTCTTGGGTCCCCACGGCGTGGGGGGACGTGAATGTGGACCCTGCTTTTGCCCCATGTCAGAGGGAGCTGGAGGGGGGATGTGTCATGCCCTCCCTGGCGATCTCTGCTCGACTcctgggatggggtggggggccAGACTCCGTGCTCTGTCCCCCATCCCAAGGGACCCTGTGCCCCAGAGCCACCCTGCTCCTTtgctgccccaccagccccttcccctctcaCCAGGAGACACTGATGGGGAAGTACGGAGAGGACGCCAAGCTCATCTATGAGCTGCAAGACCAgggaggggagctgctggctctgcgCTATGACCTGACT GTGCCTTTCGCTCGCTATTTGGCTATGAACAAGATCACCAACATGAAGCGTTACCACATCGCTAAGGTGTACAGGCGGGACAACCCAGCAACGACCAGGGGCCGCTACAGGGAGTTCTACCAGTGC GATTTTGACATCGCTGGGCAGTTCGACCCAATGATTCCCGATGCCGAGTGCCTAAAGATTGTGCACGAGATCCTGAGTGACCTGCAACTTGGGGACTTTCTCATAAAG GTCAATGACCGTCGGATTTTGAATGGTGTGTTTGCTGTCTGTGGCATCCCAGAGAGCAAGTTTTTAACTACGTGCTCTACTGTGGACAAGCTGGACAGA ATGCCGTGGGAAGAAGTGAGGAGCGAGATGGTAGGAGAGAAGGGGCTCTCTCCCGAGGCTGCAGATCGCATCGGGGAGTATGTCCAGCTTCACG GTGGCCTGGACCTGATCGAGCGGCTTCTCCAGGACCCCAAGTTGTCACAGAACAAGCTGGccaaggaggggctgggggacatGAAGCTGCTGTTTGAGTACCTGACCCTGTTTGGCATCACAGGGCAG ATCTCTTTTGACCTGAGCCTGGCGCGGGGTCTGGACTATTACACGGGGGTGATCTTTGAGGCcgtcctgctgcagcaggagaatgACCATGTGGAGGAGCCAGTCAGCGTTGGGAGCGTGGCTGGAGGTGGTCGCTATGACGGGCTGGTGGGGATGTTTGATCCCAAAGGACGGAAGGTGCCCTGCGTGGGAGTCAGCATTGGGATTGAGCGGATCTTCTCCATCCTAGAGCAGAGAGTGCAG GCTTCTGGGGAGAAAGTTCGAACAACTGAGACACAAGTGCTGGTGGCTACACCTCAGAAACACTTACTTGCTGCAAGACTGAAGCTCATCTGCGAgctgtgggatgcagggatCAAG GCAGAGATGCTGTACAAGAAGGATCCTAAactgctgaagcagctgcagtATTGTGAGGACACAGGGATTCCCCTTGCTGCTATTGTAGGAGAGCAAGAGCTGACAGATGGAGTCATCAAGCTGCGAAATGTCGCAACAAGAGAGGAG GTTGATATCCCAAGAGAAAAGCTTGTTGACGAGATCAGGAGGCGGCTGGAGCCCTAG